In the Saprospiraceae bacterium genome, one interval contains:
- a CDS encoding T9SS type A sorting domain-containing protein yields the protein MLLIAGMFFSCASQGQSQRLMLFEEFTGENCPPCAVYNPGLNQLLDANAQKIVSVKYQTDIPFGTPRLYDYNPVDVDDASIYYSNASAPYGHMDGSTWSGPVFGFNQAILDARYAVSSPFAISVSHDFSDAHDTVFTHVVITATQAISGMPQLRAKIAVTEKDITGFTSYNGENHFQNVMRKLLPDAVGTPLPADWAVGDSVVIEAQWEIYAGDPTPDWTQLEVVAFVQNEANKDVMQTGFNPALITTSATNPALGEREISVWPNPVTDKLSIQADFEHPTDVSISMVDARGASPLCPIHLHDVTMLNEQIPLSSMLPTGVYILKVQTDENVIEVRKVIVQ from the coding sequence ATGCTGCTGATCGCCGGTATGTTTTTTTCATGCGCTTCGCAAGGTCAATCGCAGCGGTTGATGTTGTTTGAAGAGTTCACGGGAGAAAACTGCCCGCCATGCGCCGTTTACAACCCCGGTTTGAATCAATTGCTCGATGCCAACGCTCAGAAAATTGTCTCTGTCAAGTACCAAACCGACATACCTTTCGGTACGCCCCGCTTGTACGACTACAACCCGGTGGATGTGGACGATGCGAGCATCTATTATTCCAACGCGTCCGCACCGTATGGCCACATGGACGGTAGTACATGGAGCGGTCCCGTGTTCGGTTTCAATCAGGCAATTTTGGACGCCCGATATGCCGTGTCATCGCCATTTGCCATTTCGGTTTCTCACGATTTTTCCGATGCACACGACACTGTTTTTACCCATGTCGTGATAACGGCGACACAAGCCATTTCAGGGATGCCCCAGTTGAGGGCAAAGATTGCCGTGACAGAGAAGGACATCACGGGCTTCACTTCGTACAACGGCGAGAATCATTTTCAGAACGTGATGCGAAAACTGTTGCCGGATGCAGTCGGCACACCCCTCCCGGCGGATTGGGCTGTCGGCGATTCGGTCGTTATCGAAGCGCAATGGGAGATTTACGCCGGGGACCCGACGCCCGACTGGACGCAATTGGAGGTCGTGGCTTTTGTCCAGAACGAGGCAAATAAAGATGTGATGCAGACGGGGTTTAACCCTGCACTCATTACTACCAGCGCTACCAATCCTGCTCTTGGTGAAAGAGAAATAAGTGTGTGGCCGAACCCGGTCACCGATAAGTTGAGCATACAAGCCGACTTTGAACACCCCACAGATGTTTCGATTTCAATGGTGGACGCGCGGGGGGCAAGCCCCTTGTGCCCCATCCATTTGCACGATGTGACCATGCTGAACGAACAGATACCCCTCTCGTCCATGCTTCCAACAGGGGTTTATATCCTGAAAGTCCAGACCGATGAAAACGTCATCGAGGTCAGGAAAGTCATTGTTCAATAA
- a CDS encoding class I SAM-dependent methyltransferase — protein sequence MKQHLNGSTKNPVKTFCDKALFGKEDSDRHIISIFAIALASRGKTFVELGVREGHTTQPLLTAAEMNKGHLWSVDLNPPTEFVPDSGHYTFCQQDTIEFLETWDERKKIDVIFIDDWHSYPHVKKELEILDRLIGPSSVVLLHDLMYGNTDPFYHTDLTLKDGQWAKGGPYRAVAELDPQFWEWSTLPWNNGLTILRKKYSNKYHSR from the coding sequence TTGAAACAGCACCTAAACGGCTCAACCAAGAACCCCGTCAAAACTTTTTGCGACAAGGCGCTCTTTGGCAAGGAAGATTCCGACCGGCACATCATTTCCATTTTCGCCATTGCATTGGCGTCGAGGGGTAAAACTTTTGTGGAACTCGGGGTAAGAGAAGGGCACACCACCCAACCGTTGCTGACGGCAGCCGAAATGAATAAAGGGCATTTGTGGTCTGTTGATTTGAATCCGCCGACGGAATTTGTCCCTGATTCCGGCCATTACACATTCTGCCAGCAGGACACTATCGAATTTCTCGAAACCTGGGATGAGCGGAAAAAAATTGACGTTATCTTCATTGACGACTGGCATTCCTATCCTCATGTAAAAAAGGAGTTGGAGATTCTCGACCGGTTAATCGGCCCAAGCAGCGTGGTGTTGCTGCACGATTTGATGTACGGAAACACGGACCCGTTTTATCATACGGATTTGACCCTCAAAGATGGCCAGTGGGCCAAAGGCGGGCCGTACAGGGCTGTTGCCGAATTGGACCCGCAGTTTTGGGAATGGTCAACGTTGCCCTGGAACAACGGGCTTACCATTTTAAGAAAAAAATACAGCAACAAGTACCACAGCAGGTAA
- a CDS encoding FkbM family methyltransferase: protein MTLLQMLRRIPFVNSKLAILHPRLDDILLSFFGKNDPVVFFDIGANTGQTIDYISKLFPNASIFSFEPTPNIFRELYEKYEGTRNVYLFDIALAESNGRLYFHTSDFSSTNSCLQPNDALYGGCYPEIKEALAETKTIQVDSLTLDSWYAEYFTDSEEVHIVKIDVQGFEYNVLQGGLQTLREKVKVLYLEVQYLEFYKNAVPFYKIFELLYENGFYQYCHIGASKRNKIQMVESDVLFVNSKFFKPGG, encoded by the coding sequence ATGACGTTGCTGCAAATGCTTCGGCGGATTCCTTTTGTCAATTCGAAACTGGCGATTCTGCATCCGAGGCTGGACGATATACTGCTCAGTTTTTTTGGCAAAAATGACCCTGTTGTGTTTTTCGACATAGGCGCCAACACGGGTCAAACGATTGATTACATCAGCAAACTTTTTCCCAATGCTTCCATTTTTTCTTTTGAACCGACTCCGAACATTTTCAGGGAATTGTACGAAAAGTACGAGGGCACGAGAAATGTCTATCTGTTCGATATCGCTTTGGCCGAATCGAACGGGAGACTGTATTTCCATACCTCTGATTTTTCTTCAACCAATTCTTGTCTCCAACCGAACGACGCGCTCTACGGCGGATGTTATCCCGAAATCAAAGAGGCGTTGGCAGAGACCAAAACGATTCAGGTGGACTCTTTGACCTTGGACAGCTGGTATGCCGAATACTTTACCGACAGCGAGGAAGTTCACATCGTGAAAATAGACGTTCAGGGATTCGAGTACAACGTGCTGCAAGGCGGGCTGCAAACGCTGAGAGAAAAAGTTAAGGTGCTGTATCTGGAAGTGCAATACCTCGAATTCTACAAAAATGCCGTGCCTTTTTACAAGATTTTCGAACTGCTGTACGAAAATGGCTTCTATCAATACTGCCACATCGGCGCAAGCAAAAGAAACAAAATTCAAATGGTGGAATCAGACGTGCTGTTTGTCAACAGCAAGTTTTTTAAGCCGGGTGGATGA
- a CDS encoding DUF1624 domain-containing protein, translating to MSETVATSRYLAIDFFRGLTIALMIIVNTPGDWEHVFAPLRHAEWHGCTLADWIFPFFLYIVGVSAWFSFEKYHQKLSPALARKILRRAGLIFLIGVALNAYPFVHTNWPELRIMGVMQRIGLAYGLAAFLCLSLNKKQLVIASGLLLVGYWAALWFGGTGDPYSIETNLVRQIDLAVLGAAHLNHGISIPFESEGLLSTLPAVVTVIIGYLTGGLIADKKQDKKRLVSDFLKYGLALTATGLPWGAVFPIIKLLWTSSFVLYTAGLAMIFLAFCIWALDVRGWQTIARPFLVFGANPLFAYVLSSVAARSMLPLKYTDPAGKTRNAMYWIYEKMFYPVAGAELGSLLFALSFTAVIWLVCRELWRRKIFVKI from the coding sequence ATGTCCGAAACCGTTGCCACAAGCCGCTATCTGGCTATTGATTTTTTTCGAGGCCTTACCATCGCACTGATGATAATCGTCAACACGCCCGGCGATTGGGAGCATGTGTTTGCACCACTGCGTCATGCCGAATGGCACGGCTGCACATTGGCGGATTGGATATTCCCTTTTTTCCTGTACATCGTGGGGGTGTCGGCGTGGTTTTCTTTTGAAAAATACCACCAAAAACTGTCGCCCGCTCTTGCACGGAAAATACTTCGTAGAGCGGGGCTGATTTTCCTTATCGGGGTGGCACTGAATGCTTATCCGTTTGTGCATACCAACTGGCCGGAATTGCGCATCATGGGCGTGATGCAGCGCATCGGACTTGCCTACGGACTGGCGGCTTTCCTCTGCTTGTCGCTGAACAAAAAGCAACTGGTCATCGCAAGTGGGCTGCTGCTCGTCGGGTACTGGGCGGCGTTATGGTTCGGCGGCACGGGAGACCCTTATTCGATTGAGACAAATCTGGTGCGGCAAATCGACCTCGCGGTGCTCGGCGCGGCCCACCTTAATCACGGCATCAGTATTCCGTTCGAGTCGGAGGGATTGTTGAGCACCTTGCCAGCCGTCGTCACGGTCATCATCGGGTATCTCACGGGTGGATTGATCGCGGATAAAAAGCAGGACAAAAAACGCCTGGTGTCCGATTTTTTGAAATACGGACTGGCGCTTACCGCCACCGGATTGCCGTGGGGCGCGGTTTTCCCCATTATCAAACTGCTTTGGACGAGCTCTTTCGTGCTATACACCGCAGGGTTGGCCATGATTTTTCTGGCCTTTTGCATCTGGGCGCTCGATGTCCGGGGCTGGCAGACGATTGCCCGGCCGTTTCTGGTTTTTGGGGCAAACCCATTGTTCGCCTACGTGCTTTCGAGTGTAGCGGCCAGAAGCATGCTGCCGCTAAAATACACCGACCCGGCTGGCAAAACCCGCAACGCGATGTACTGGATTTATGAAAAGATGTTTTACCCCGTCGCTGGCGCCGAACTTGGCTCGTTGCTGTTCGCGCTGAGCTTTACGGCGGTGATTTGGTTGGTGTGCCGGGAGCTTTGGAGGCGAAAGATTTTTGTCAAGATTTAG
- a CDS encoding multicopper oxidase domain-containing protein, translating into MNNSDAATARKVVERGFSNPLAIPAFVDGSNAAFDAKSGTAQLGTDVSVNALGYGGAAILGPTIRIRQGEGFNLAFANNLSEATNIHWHGLEVPAAQDGYPTDVTAPGGSFQYNFPVKNRPGTYWYHPHPDMSTASQAWRGLAGFFVVTSPEEESLGLPSGEYDVPLVVQDKRLDGGLTYNPDTDDRSIGMFGESILVNGTASPVLEVATRTYRFRLLNGSNARIYNFAFSSGAMFHLIGSDGGLLDAPVSVSSVMLAPGERADILFDFDGQAIGSELYLQSNAFAGTETQGQQAFYILKLKVTRQESDNTSIPGALMPVEKIPESQAVATRTFNIGHMMQHGGMDGMVMHPIDGKTFDPDRRDEVVKAGTVEIWEFDNSAGTETHPMHLHAGQFQVLSRSGGRGAVEPWERGWKDTVLAFPGEKVRIIVRFPDLKGKFVFHCHNLEHEDGGMMLNYEIQ; encoded by the coding sequence ATGAACAACAGCGATGCAGCAACAGCCCGGAAGGTGGTGGAACGCGGGTTTTCCAACCCGCTGGCAATACCTGCCTTTGTAGATGGCTCCAATGCCGCTTTCGATGCAAAATCCGGCACGGCACAGCTCGGCACAGACGTAAGCGTGAATGCTTTGGGGTATGGCGGCGCTGCCATATTGGGGCCAACCATTCGGATCCGGCAGGGCGAAGGGTTCAATCTGGCATTTGCAAACAATTTGAGCGAAGCGACCAATATTCACTGGCACGGACTGGAAGTGCCTGCCGCGCAGGATGGCTACCCGACCGATGTGACAGCGCCCGGCGGCTCGTTCCAATACAACTTCCCGGTGAAAAACCGCCCCGGCACCTACTGGTATCACCCGCACCCGGACATGTCTACGGCCAGTCAGGCCTGGCGCGGGCTGGCGGGTTTCTTCGTGGTCACTTCGCCGGAAGAAGAATCCTTAGGTCTGCCTTCGGGCGAATACGACGTGCCGCTTGTGGTGCAGGACAAGCGGCTCGACGGCGGCCTGACCTACAACCCGGATACCGATGACCGCAGCATCGGAATGTTTGGCGAATCCATCCTGGTGAATGGCACGGCCTCGCCGGTGCTCGAAGTTGCCACCCGCACATACCGGTTCCGGTTGTTGAACGGCTCGAACGCCCGTATTTACAACTTCGCGTTTTCGAGCGGCGCTATGTTCCATCTCATCGGTTCGGATGGCGGTTTGCTGGATGCGCCGGTGTCGGTGTCGTCCGTGATGCTTGCGCCCGGCGAGCGGGCAGATATTCTGTTCGATTTCGACGGTCAGGCCATCGGCTCGGAATTGTACTTGCAGAGCAACGCTTTTGCCGGGACGGAGACGCAAGGGCAGCAGGCGTTTTACATCCTGAAATTGAAGGTGACGCGGCAAGAATCCGACAATACATCCATACCTGGCGCGCTGATGCCGGTTGAAAAAATACCAGAGTCGCAGGCGGTCGCCACGCGCACGTTCAACATCGGACACATGATGCAGCACGGCGGCATGGACGGTATGGTGATGCACCCAATAGACGGCAAAACATTCGACCCTGACCGCCGCGACGAAGTGGTGAAGGCCGGAACGGTTGAAATCTGGGAGTTCGACAATTCGGCAGGTACGGAGACGCACCCAATGCACCTGCACGCCGGGCAATTCCAGGTGCTATCCCGCAGCGGGGGCCGTGGGGCCGTCGAGCCTTGGGAACGCGGCTGGAAGGACACCGTGCTCGCTTTCCCCGGCGAAAAAGTGCGCATCATTGTCCGTTTTCCCGACCTCAAAGGCAAATTCGTTTTTCACTGCCACAACCTCGAACACGAAGATGGGGGGATGATGCTCAACTATGAAATCCAGTGA